The DNA region ACGGATGAAGGTCGACGCGACCCCGTCGTCGCCTTCGACGACACCTGCGCCCGCGCGATTCGCGCAGCTCAATGCCATCTTCAGGCACGTCGGGATCTGAGGTTGCTTCGGCTCGGAGGCCTCATGGTCGCCGTGAAGATGTCTCCTCCGCCGGCAATCGGCCTGTGTGCGGCTGGCATGGCGATGGCTGGCAGGCTCCTCCCGGAGCCACCGGCCTTGCCGTTCTCCGGCTGCGACCGGCGTGTCTGCGGATGCAGCTGGCGGCTGGTCGACCGGGAGGAAGCCGAGAAGCTGGGCCGCGCCGAGGGTTGAATTCACAGGGGAGAGCGAGATCTTCATGCGGCCCGCTCGCTCAGCGCCTTGCGGAGCTTGCGCCCCAGGGCGACGATGACTTGGTCGAGCTGCTCGGCGGTCAGGGACGGATCGTCGAGCCCGGTGCCGAGCCGCGAAGACCCGCGCGCGACGGTGCCGATGTAGCAGGTCAGCGCGTGATCGGCGCCGAAGCCGTGATGGTCGATCGCGCCGAGCTTGCCGAGCCGGCGCCACTGCGCGGCGATCACCGCCCGGCGCACCGAGAGCGGATCGTCCGACGCCGGCCAGCCGACGCCGCCCTCGCGCGAGACCCACGCCTTCAGCCCCTCGACCGCCTTGCGCGCGTCGGCGGCGGCGCGGAGCCATCGGGTGTGGCTTATCTTGGTCTGGCGCTCGACGAACGAGATCATCGCCGCGTCGGTGCGGTCGCGCACCACGCCGAGGTTCCAGGCCGAGATCCACAGCGCGCGGAGCTTCGGGCCGTAGGGGCCGTCGATCTCGACGGCGCCGCGCGCGGCCGGAGTTTCGCTGGCCGGAGCTTCACCCGCCTTTGAAGGCGCCTTTGAAGGCGCCTTGAAGATGGCCTTCGGCGCCGACATCTCCTTCAGCCTGTCGATCACCACCATCGCCTCGCGCGTGGTGAGGTCCTTGGCGCTGCGCTTGCCGGTGGCGGCCTGCATCAGGTCGCGGCGAGAGTCCTCATCCAGCCCGGCCTGCTTGGCGAGGCTGTGGATCTGGCCGATCTGGCGCGACGACGCCTTGGCCGGCGCGAGGCGCGCGGCGATGCCGCCGGCGATCGCGCCGAGGCCCATGGCGGGCTTGGGGCCGGGGATGGTCATGCGAGGGCCTCGTCGATCTCGGCCAGGACGGCGTCCAGTTCCGCGACCACCTCTGCGGTCATATCGTCCGCCGTCCCGGGGATCGGGTCGCCCTCGGTATCCAGATCGCTGCCGCACTCCAGAACCGTGTCGCGCTCTGCCTGGATGATCGTGCGTGCCCGGCACAGGGCGGTGGCCATCCTCCTGATCCTGTCGATCGTCATCCCTCGTCTCCCATCTCCAGAATCGCCCGCGTCAGCACGGCGATCCGCTTGAGGAGCCGCATCTGGCGCTCGGAGCGCACGCCGCGGCGGATCATTGCAGTGAGCGCAGCGCGTTCGGCCTCCAGGGTCTCGGCCGGGGTCGGCGGCGCTGCCGCCGGCTCGTCGTCGCGCTCAGGGGGCTGGGAGCGGACGACGAAGGACATCTCAGCCCCCAGAACTTTCGAGGGCGGCGCGACCTGCTTTGGTGATGCAGTAGTATTGCCGGTCGCCAGGCCCCCTGAACGGCGCGGCGAGCCATTCCGCCTCGGGTCCTCGCGTCAGGCGATTGCGGACGCCGGGATTGATCTGGTAGGCCTCGACGGGGCCGCGGTCGCGGAGGCGCCGGAGAACGCCGAGCGCGTGCTCCGACAGCGGGTGCGTCTTCTCGCCGTTCAGCGGGAGCCCATTCATAAGGTTTCTCCTCCGAACTTGGCCGTCTCGCGACCCCACACGTCGTGGCCGGGCCACGGCTCGCGCGCGAACAGCTCGGCGCAGAAGGCGTGCGGGCACAGCCGCTCGACGTATTCGCGCATCTCCGGCGGCTTGCGGGAGTGCTCGCGGCGCGGCGATTCGATCAGATTGCGGATGGAGCGGTCACCGATCATCAGT from Blastochloris tepida includes:
- a CDS encoding regulatory protein GemA, which encodes MTIPGPKPAMGLGAIAGGIAARLAPAKASSRQIGQIHSLAKQAGLDEDSRRDLMQAATGKRSAKDLTTREAMVVIDRLKEMSAPKAIFKAPSKAPSKAGEAPASETPAARGAVEIDGPYGPKLRALWISAWNLGVVRDRTDAAMISFVERQTKISHTRWLRAAADARKAVEGLKAWVSREGGVGWPASDDPLSVRRAVIAAQWRRLGKLGAIDHHGFGADHALTCYIGTVARGSSRLGTGLDDPSLTAEQLDQVIVALGRKLRKALSERAA